Proteins co-encoded in one Pirellulales bacterium genomic window:
- a CDS encoding GNAT family N-acetyltransferase — MKILIREATIDDVRTIVEFNRQLAVETESKELDPAVLTLGVERALAQPEMCRYFMAEIGTEVVGQTMITYEWSDWRNGVFWWIQSVYVHPRYRGGGVFRALHDYISTLAKAEPNICGLRLYVDQHNHAAMATYKRLGMTPSGHHVYECDWSGAVKELDAH, encoded by the coding sequence GTGAAGATCCTCATCCGCGAAGCCACGATCGATGATGTGCGCACGATCGTCGAGTTCAATCGCCAGTTGGCGGTCGAAACCGAGTCGAAGGAACTGGACCCCGCCGTATTAACGCTGGGCGTGGAGCGCGCACTCGCCCAGCCCGAAATGTGCCGGTACTTCATGGCCGAGATCGGCACCGAGGTCGTGGGCCAGACGATGATCACCTACGAATGGAGCGACTGGCGCAACGGCGTCTTCTGGTGGATCCAAAGCGTGTACGTCCATCCGCGCTATCGCGGCGGCGGTGTCTTTCGCGCACTGCACGACTACATCAGCACGCTGGCCAAGGCCGAACCGAATATCTGTGGGCTGCGGCTTTATGTCGACCAGCACAACCATGCGGCCATGGCGACGTACAAACGCCTGGGAATGACGCCGTCCGGGCATCATGTGTACGAATGCGACTGGTCAGGCGCCGTCAAAGAACTCGACGCGCACTAG
- a CDS encoding dicarboxylate/amino acid:cation symporter, whose translation MTPPHTTAEQAGSPPGATKRRRLPLHTRILIGLVVGALLGAVANYYHDSLNLGRLLEWTDTIGRIFLRLVFMVVLPLVISALALGVLELGDLRRLGRVGARTLFFTFIFSASSVVIGLVLVNVIQPGKRLSPEKRSELSAHYLKEMVSAEKKADDAKTIARTLLDIIPENPLQEMSGALDGSSPGNGMLAVMFFALMLGVALAMSPERTGPLVGVLEGIFDVSMVIIGIAMQLAPYCVACLVFGITARQGPDVLGTLFWFVATVVLGLSIQMFVVYSLALAGIARRNPWQFFRDISDAALTAFGTSSSNATLPVSLRVAREKLRLPPEISRFVLTVGATGNQNGTALYEGVVVLFLAQVFNKDLTVVDQIKVVLMSILAGVGTAGVPGGSIPLIMIVLRNVGVEPAGIAIILGVDRLCDMCRTVLNVSGDLVLATCVAGDETAPPTEDVAPPTDDAATSTA comes from the coding sequence ATGACGCCGCCCCACACTACCGCTGAGCAGGCTGGTTCGCCTCCGGGCGCTACGAAACGTCGTCGGTTACCGCTGCACACCCGCATTCTGATCGGTCTGGTCGTGGGAGCCTTGCTGGGCGCGGTGGCGAATTATTATCACGATTCGCTCAACCTCGGCCGCCTTCTGGAATGGACCGACACGATCGGCCGCATTTTCTTGCGGCTGGTGTTCATGGTGGTGCTGCCGCTCGTGATTTCGGCGCTCGCATTGGGCGTGCTCGAACTGGGCGACCTGCGACGACTCGGGCGCGTCGGCGCGAGGACGCTCTTCTTCACATTCATCTTCTCGGCCAGTTCCGTCGTCATTGGCCTGGTGCTCGTGAACGTGATTCAGCCTGGCAAGCGGCTCTCGCCCGAGAAGCGGTCCGAGTTATCGGCGCATTACTTGAAGGAGATGGTGAGCGCCGAGAAAAAAGCCGATGACGCAAAAACGATCGCCAGGACGCTTCTGGACATCATTCCTGAGAACCCCCTTCAGGAGATGAGCGGTGCACTCGACGGTAGCTCGCCCGGGAACGGCATGCTGGCCGTGATGTTCTTCGCGCTGATGCTCGGCGTGGCCCTGGCCATGAGTCCCGAACGCACCGGGCCGCTCGTCGGCGTGCTCGAAGGCATCTTCGACGTCAGCATGGTGATTATTGGCATCGCCATGCAGTTGGCCCCGTACTGTGTCGCGTGCCTGGTTTTCGGCATCACCGCGCGCCAGGGCCCCGACGTGCTGGGCACGTTGTTCTGGTTCGTGGCGACCGTGGTGTTGGGGCTGTCGATCCAGATGTTCGTCGTCTATTCGTTGGCCTTGGCCGGCATCGCGCGGCGCAATCCTTGGCAATTCTTCCGCGACATCTCCGATGCGGCGCTGACGGCGTTCGGCACCAGCTCGTCGAACGCTACGCTACCGGTCTCGTTGCGCGTGGCGCGCGAAAAGCTGCGTCTTCCCCCCGAAATCTCGCGTTTCGTCCTTACCGTGGGGGCAACTGGCAATCAGAACGGCACCGCGCTCTACGAAGGCGTCGTCGTGCTCTTTCTCGCACAGGTGTTCAACAAGGATCTGACCGTCGTGGACCAGATCAAGGTCGTCTTGATGTCGATCCTGGCCGGCGTAGGCACGGCCGGCGTGCCAGGAGGTTCGATCCCGCTGATCATGATCGTGTTACGCAACGTCGGGGTCGAGCCAGCAGGGATCGCCATCATCCTCGGCGTCGACCGGTTGTGCGACATGTGCCGCACGGTGCTCAACGTATCGGGCGACCTGGTGCTCGCCACGTGCGTGGCAGGGGACGAAACGGCCCCGCCTACGGAGGACGTCGCGCCGCCCACCGATGACGCGGCGACCTCGACGGCGTAG
- a CDS encoding methyltransferase domain-containing protein encodes MTNSTAPSSTDHSKPVQTWDPALYDARHSFVYKAAADLLGLLAPQAGEKIIDLGCGTGPLTAQIAAAGAQVMGLDSSEAMVREARRNFPAIEFQVADARSFHVAEPQDAVFSNAVLHWVQPPEEAIRAIAAALRPGGRFVAEFGGYGCVARIITATNRAMAGSDVKRQWFFPSVGQYTPLLEAGGFEVRFATLFDRPTPLDEGEQGLRNWLRMFAGAYFDALDEDKRERTFAAIETELRRHLWQDDHWVADYRRIRLVAHKL; translated from the coding sequence ATGACAAACTCAACTGCGCCCTCGTCAACCGATCACAGCAAGCCGGTGCAGACGTGGGATCCCGCGCTCTACGACGCCAGGCATTCCTTCGTTTACAAGGCTGCGGCCGACCTGCTGGGCCTGTTGGCGCCGCAGGCCGGAGAAAAGATCATTGACCTGGGTTGTGGCACAGGGCCGCTCACGGCGCAGATTGCCGCGGCCGGCGCACAAGTGATGGGACTCGATTCCTCGGAGGCGATGGTTCGCGAGGCGCGGCGCAATTTCCCGGCGATCGAGTTTCAAGTGGCGGATGCACGCTCGTTCCATGTCGCTGAGCCGCAAGACGCCGTGTTCAGCAACGCGGTGCTGCACTGGGTACAGCCTCCCGAGGAGGCCATCCGCGCGATCGCCGCGGCCCTGCGCCCCGGCGGACGCTTCGTGGCCGAATTCGGGGGATACGGATGCGTGGCGCGGATCATTACCGCGACAAATCGGGCCATGGCCGGGTCCGACGTCAAGCGGCAATGGTTTTTTCCCAGCGTTGGCCAGTACACACCCCTGTTAGAGGCCGGCGGATTCGAAGTCCGCTTCGCCACGCTCTTCGATCGGCCGACGCCGCTCGACGAAGGGGAGCAAGGCTTGCGCAACTGGCTGCGCATGTTTGCCGGCGCGTATTTCGACGCGCTCGACGAAGACAAACGTGAGAGGACGTTTGCCGCGATCGAGACAGAATTGCGCCGCCATCTATGGCAGGACGACCACTGGGTCGCCGACTATCGCCGCATTCGCCTGGTGGCGCATAAGCTCTGA
- a CDS encoding DedA family protein produces the protein MDYFKYVIDLVLHFDKHLSQFIAEYDQWTYLILFLIIFCETGLVVTPILPGDSLLFAAGVFAAKGQLNLGLLFALLGAAAVLGDAVNYAIGKFMGPKVLTRDGRFLKKKYLERTHQFYERYGGKTIILARFVPIVRTFAPFLAGVGTMSYWQFGTYNIIGAVLWISLCLLFGYFFGNIDFVQKHFELVLLVIIFISILPAVFEAWRAWRHGHAASASTPAVPDAVDSEG, from the coding sequence ATGGATTACTTCAAATACGTGATCGACCTGGTGCTGCATTTCGACAAGCACCTGTCGCAATTCATCGCCGAGTACGATCAGTGGACGTACCTGATCCTGTTTTTAATTATTTTTTGCGAGACAGGACTGGTCGTTACGCCGATTCTGCCGGGCGATTCGCTACTGTTCGCCGCCGGTGTCTTTGCGGCCAAGGGCCAGTTGAACCTGGGGCTTTTATTCGCCTTGCTGGGCGCGGCGGCCGTACTGGGGGACGCCGTAAATTACGCCATCGGCAAGTTCATGGGTCCGAAAGTGCTCACGCGCGACGGCCGGTTCTTGAAAAAGAAATATCTCGAGCGCACCCACCAGTTCTACGAACGCTACGGCGGCAAGACGATTATCCTCGCGCGGTTCGTGCCGATCGTACGCACCTTCGCCCCCTTTCTGGCGGGTGTGGGGACGATGTCGTATTGGCAGTTCGGCACGTACAACATCATTGGCGCCGTGTTGTGGATCTCGCTCTGCCTCTTGTTCGGATATTTCTTCGGCAACATCGACTTCGTGCAGAAGCACTTCGAGTTGGTGCTGCTGGTGATCATCTTTATATCGATCTTGCCGGCTGTCTTCGAAGCGTGGCGCGCGTGGCGTCACGGTCATGCTGCGAGTGCCTCGACGCCGGCCGTGCCTGATGCCGTCGATTCGGAGGGCTAG
- a CDS encoding metallopeptidase family protein: MSMREFVAIAQRVIAELGDPFRRWLENIVVDVEITPTREMLEEAGLDPNEETLLGLFIGRAVTDQEYGEHAPNQILLFKRPIEEACRNRAEVAYEIRRTLIHEMAHHFGYSEEDLEEYESRPSPFDENPGEEDE; this comes from the coding sequence ATGTCCATGCGAGAATTCGTGGCCATCGCGCAGCGCGTCATCGCGGAGTTGGGCGATCCGTTCCGTCGCTGGCTGGAAAATATCGTCGTCGACGTCGAAATCACTCCCACCCGCGAGATGCTCGAGGAGGCCGGCCTCGACCCGAACGAGGAAACGCTGCTCGGGCTGTTCATCGGCCGTGCGGTGACCGACCAGGAATACGGCGAGCACGCCCCGAATCAGATCCTACTCTTCAAACGCCCGATCGAAGAAGCTTGCCGCAATCGCGCGGAAGTGGCCTATGAGATTCGGCGTACACTGATCCACGAAATGGCACACCACTTCGGCTACTCGGAAGAAGACCTGGAAGAGTACGAGTCGCGACCTAGCCCTTTCGACGAAAACCCTGGTGAAGAAGACGAGTGA